In Sphingomonas profundi, the sequence CGAGAATTGGCGCCGGCCGGCGGCGGAGGTGGCCGACCTGATGGGCCTGCTGCGCCGCTATATAAGGGACGAGCTTGAGGAACTGGCCGGCAACGGCGTGAAGCTGAAGATCATCGGCGATATCAGCCGCTTCGACGACGATCTGGTGACGATGCTGGAACAGGCATGCGCGCGCACCAGCGGCAACCGGCAGCTGACCCTGGCGATCGCGCTCAACTATGGCGGGCAGGACGAGCTGGTCCGCGCCGCGCGCGGTCTGGCGTTGGACGCGCGCGTCGGCCGGATCGATCCGGCGGCGATCGATGCCGAACTGGTCGAGGCGCGGCTCGACACGCGCGAGCTGCCGCCGCTCGACCTGCTGATCCGCACATCCGGCGAGCGGCGCCTGTCCAACTTCCTGCTGTGGCAGGCGGCTTATGCCGAGCTGCTGTTCGTCGACACGCTGTGGCCCGATTTCGATCAGGCGGCGCTGGCGGCGGCCGTGGCGGATTTCGGGCGGCGGGATCGCCGCTACGGCGGCCTGTGATGGGCCGGTTCTGATGGCCCACGTCGCCGGCGCGGCCCCGGCCCGGCGCCGATCCGATCTGATGACGCGCGCGCTGACCGGCGGCGCGATGATCGCGATCGCAGTGGCGGCCCTGTGGCTGGGCGGCATGGCCTTCTGGCTGCTGGCGAGTGCCGCCGCGCTGCTGATGCTGGCCGAGTGGGCCGGGCTGATGCGTGCGGCGCGGCTGCGCATCGGCGTGGCGCTGGCGGCGCTCGGCTTCGTGCTGGTGATCGCATCGCCAATGGCGGGCGGTGTGGGCGAGCAGGCGCTGGCTCTGCTGGCGGCGCTGGCGCTGGCGGTGGCGGCGCTGGGCCGCAGCGCGCGACTGGGCGCGGGGCTCGTCTATGTCGGCCTGCCGACGTTCGGGCTGCTGTTCCTGCGCGGGCAGCCGCACGGGCTGGCGCTGACCTTGTGGACGCTCGCGATTGTGTGGGCGACCGATATCGGCGCCTATTTCTCCGGCCGGGCGATCGGCGGGCCGAAGCTGGCGCCGGCGCTGAGCCCGAACAAGACTTGGGCCGGGCTGCTTGGCGGCGCGCTGGCCGCCGCCATCGTCGGCGCGCTGATCGCGTGGAGCACCGGCCTGCCGGCGGCGCTGCTGCTGCTCGGCGCGCCGATGGCGGTGCTGGCGCAGATCGGCGACCTGTTCGAAAGCTGGATGAAGCGCAAGGCGGGCGTGAAGGACAGCGGGCGGCTGCTGCCGGGCCATGGCGGCGCGCTGGACCGGCTGGACGGCGTGGTGCCGGTGGCGACGCTGATCGGCCTGCTGGCCGCAACGGGGGTGGTGTGAGCCGTAGCGTGACGATCCTGGGTGCGACCGGTTCGGTCGGCACCTCGACGCTCGATCTGATCGAGCGCGATCCGCAGACCTTCCGCGTGGAGGCGCTGACGGCGCATGGCGACGTTGCCGGGCTGGCCGCCGCAGCACGCCGCACGCGGGCGGCGCTGGCGGTGATCGGCGATGCGAAGCTGGGTCCGCAACTCGCTGAAATGCTGGCCGATACCGACACGGAGACGGCCGCCGGCGCGGACGCCATTGCCGAGGCGGCGGCGCGCGGCGCGGACTGGACGATGGCGGCGATCGTCGGTTGCGCCGGCTTGCGCCCGGTGATGGCGGCCCTGGCGGCGGGCGGCTGCGTGGCGCTGGCCAACAAGGAGTCGCTGGTCTCGGCCGGCGCGATCGTGATGGAGGCGGCGCGCAGCCACGGTGCGACGCTGCTGCCGGTCGATTCCGAGCATAATGCGATCTTCCAGTGCTTCGACGCCGCAGCCCCGGATCGGGTGCGCCGCATCATCCTGACGGCCAGCGGCGGCCCGTTCCGCACGCGCAGCCGCGCCGAGATGGCGGCGGTGACGCCGGCGCAGGCGGTGCGCCACCCGAACTGGTCGATGGGGGCCAAGATCTCGGTCGATTCGGCGACGATGATGAACAAGGGGCTGGAGCTGATCGAGGCGCACCACCTGTTCCCGGTCGGCCTCGATCGCATCGAGATCCTCGTCCACCCGCAGTCGGTGATCCACTCGATGGTGGAATATTGCGACGGGTCGATCCTGGCGCAGCTCGGCACGCCGGACATGCGCACGCCGATCGCCCATGCGCTGGCGTGGCCGCAGCGGATGGCGGCGCCGGTGGAGCGGCTGGATTTCGCCAAGGTCGGCCGGTTCGACTTCGAGGCGCCCGATCCTGAGCGGTTCCCGGCCATCGGGCTGGCGCGCGCCGCGATCGAGGCGGGGGGCGCCAGGCCGGCGGTGCTGAACGCCGCCAACGAGGTGGCCGTGGCCGCTTTTCTGGCGGGCCGCATCGGCTTCCTCGATATCGCCGCAATCGTTTGTGAAACCCTCGATCGTTATGACCCGCCGGCGCCGGACTCGCTCGATGCGGTGCTGGCCGTGGATGGCGAGGCGCGCGCCGTGGCCGGGCGCATGATGGAAGGGTTGGCGGCGTGAGCGAGAGTCCCGGTGTGCTGCTGACGGTCGCGAGCTTCCTGCTCGTCATCGGTCCGCTGATCTTCGTCCACGAACTCGGCCATTATTTTGCCGGGCGGCTGTTCGGCGTGAAGGCCGATGCCTTCTCGATCGGCTTCGGCCGCGAGCTGATCGGCTGGACCGACCGGCGCGGCACGCGCTGGAAGGTCGGCTGGATGCCGATGGGCGGCTATGTGAAGTTCGCCGGCGACATGAACCCGGCCAGCGTCGCCGATCCCGAGTGGCAGGCGCTGCCGCCGGCGGAGCGCGCGCGTACCTTCCAGGCCAAGCCGCTGTGGCAGCGTTTCATCATCGTGGCGGCCGGGCCGGTGACGAACTTCCTGTTCGCCATCCTCGTCTTCGCGGCCTTCTTCTGGGCCTATGGCGAGCCGCGCACCCCCAATGTCGTCGCCATGGTGGTGCCGGGATCGGCGGCGGCGAAGGCCGGCATCCTGCCCGGCGACCGGGTGACGATGATCGCGCGGCAGGGCGTCTCCCGCTTCGAGGACATCGCGCCGATCGTCCGCATCCGCCCCGGCGAGCAGGTGCGGATGGACGTCTATCGCGGCGAGCGGCAGCTGCACCTGCTGGTGACGCCGGACCGCGAGGAGATGGCCGATCGCTTCGGCAACCGCTTCGAGATCGGCCGGCTGGGCGTCGGCTCGCCCGCGCCGATCATCCAGCCGCTGCCGGCCGGTGAGGTGCTGGGCGCTGCGGTGCGCCACACGAAGGACATCGTGGTCGCGATGGTCTCCACCCTGTGGCAGATCATCACGGGCGTGCGATCGGTGGCGGAACTCGGCGGGCCGTTGCAGATCGCCAAGTTCAGCGGCCAGACGGCGACGCTCGGCTGGCTGCCCTTCGTCGAGTTCATGGCCATGATCTCGATTAATCTGGGCTTCATAAACCTTCTGCCAATCCCGCTGCTGGATGGCGGCCACCTGTTCTTCTACGCGCTGGAGGCGGTGCGGCGCCGGCCGCTCAACCCCGTGGTGCAGGAATGGGCGTTCCGGTCCGGCCTGGCGCTGCTGCTCGCCTTCATGCTGTTCGTGACGTTCAACGATCTGGGCTCGCTGGGCCTGTGGTCGCGGCTTGCCGGCTTGATTGGCTGATCCTGATCGGGCAGGGGCGGGCCTGCGTTAACTCTGCCGGCACGCGTGGCGCCGGATTTGCCCGGGCGGATCTTCCGCGCCGGATCGTGTTTGGAAGCGGGGACGTGTGCGCGTGACAGTGAAGACCGGAGAGAGCGACGGCGGTCGCGGCGGTGCGAGGCTCGCTTCGGCGCTGCTGATCGGCACGATCCTCGGCGCCGCGGCCACGCCGGCCGCCGCGCAATCCTCACGCACGCCCAAACCCACGAGCGCGAAAAAGGCTCCCGCCGCCGGCGCGGCGACGCCCGCCGAGGCCGCGCCGGCACCGCCGGGCAGCGGCACGGTGCGGTCGATTCAGGTCGTCGGCTCCCAACGGCTGGAGCCGGACACCGTGCGATCGTACATCGCGCTGCGCGCCGGCGACAAATATACGCGCGAGCAGCTCGATCAGGCGCTGAAGGATCTCTACGCCACCGAGTTGTTCGCCGACGTGCAGATCAAGGACGATCTGGGCGCGCTCACCATTCAGGTGCGCGAGAACCCGGTGATCAACCGCATCGTGCTGGAGGGCAACAAGCGGCTGAAGTCGGACAAGATCAACCCCGAGATCCGGCTGCAGCCGCGCCAGATCTTCACCCGTTCCAAGGCGCGGGCGGATGTGGGCCGCATCATCGAGCTGTACCGACGGCAGGGCCGCTTCGCCGCCACGGTCGAGCCGAAGATGGTGCTGCTGGACCAGAACCGCGTCGACATCGTGTTCGAGATCAACGAGGGGGCCAAGTCCAAGGTCCGCAAGATCAACATCATCGGCAACGAGAAATTCTCCGACGGCGCGCTGCGCGGCGAGATGGCGACCAAGCAAAGCGGCCTGACGAAGATCTTCTCCTCCGGCACCAGCTACGATCCGGACCGGCTGGCCTACGATCAGCAGAAGCTGCGCCAGTTCTACCTGACCAACGGCTATGCGGATTTCCGCGTCGTTTCCGCCGTGGCCGAGCTGACGCCGGACAAGCGCGACTTCATCATCACCTACGTGGTGGAGGAGGGGCCGCGCTACAAGTTCGGCGACATCGACGTCGAGAGCGAGATCCGCGACATCAAGGCGGATGCGCTGAAGCCGCTGATCCCGGTGAAAAAGGGCGACTGGTACAACGCCAAGATCATCGAGGACACGGTCGACACGCTGACCGAGACGACCGGCCTGCTGGGCTTCACGCCCGACGTGCGGCCCGACTTCGTGCGCGACAAGGATGCGCTGACGATGTCGGTGACGTTCAAGGTGAACGACGCGCCGCGCGTCTATGTCGAGAATGTCGCGATCAACGGCAACACCCACACCAAGGACAAGGTGGTGCGCCGCGAGATGCGGCTGGCCGAGGGCGATGCGTTCAACAGCTTCCGGGTGAAGCGGTCGCGCGATCGCATCCAGTCGCTCGGCTACTTCCAGGACAAATTGGAGATCGAGCAGAAGCCGGGATCGGCGCCCGACCGGGTGGTGCTGGAGGCGAACGTGGAGGAGAAGTCGACCGGCGAACTGCAGGTCTCGGCCGGCTTCTCCAGCCTGGAGAAGTTCATCGTCAATCTCTCGATCACCGAGCGCAACTTCATGGGCAAGGGGCAGGAGGTGCGCGCCTCGGTCGATTATTCGACCTACTCCAAGTCGGTGAACCTGGGCTTCACCGAGCCCTATCTGTTCGATCGCAACATCGCGATCGGTGGCGACGTGTTCCGCCGCGACTACAACTCGTTCAACTACATCAACAGCGATCGCAACACGACCTATCAGCAGACGACCACCGGCTTCCAGGTGCGCCTGGGCGTGCCGCTGACGGAGTTCACCTCGCTCGCCCTGCGCTACGGCCTCAGCTACGATCAGGTGACGCTGGACCGCGGCACCTTCTTCACCGATCGCGACAATAACGGCACGCTGGAGTGCGATCCGCTGTTCGCCGGCCGCTATCTGTGCGACGCGATCGGCAACCGGGTGACGTCGTCGGTCGGCTACAGCCTCGTCTTCGACAATCTCAACAACCGCATCCGCCCGACGCGCGGCCAGCGCGTGGTGTTCAGCCAGGATTTCGCCGGTCTCGGCGGCAGCGTGCGCTACATCCGCACCCGGTTCGAGGGCGACAAATATTACAACGTCGGCTCGGGCTTCATCTTCAACACCCATCTGGAAGGCGGCTACATCAAGGGCCTGGGCCAGGATGTACGGCTGGTCGACCGCTTCTTCCTCGGCGATCCGCAGATGCGCGGCTTCGGCATCCGCGGCGTCGGCCCGCGGGTGACGCGCCGCCAGTATATGCTGGACGCGAACGGCAACGCGGCGCTGCCGCTGAGCTTCGTCGACAGCAGCAGCAACAGCAACCGCAGCGACGACGCGCTCGGCGGCAACGCTTATTATCTCGGCCATCTGGAGCTGGAGATACCGCTGGGCTCGGGCGCCAAGGAGCTTGGCCTTCGCCCGTCGATCTTCGCCGATGCGGGCGCGGTGTTCAGCCTGAAGAATCCGGGCATCCTGCCGCCGCAGCTGACCAAGATCGATTTCTACCGCGATGCGCAGACCGGCCTGCTCACCCAGTCTCCGACATCGGCCAACGGCACGGCGAACGTGCTTCAGACCACCATCTCGCCGTTCCAGGAACAATATCAGGGCAACAGCCCCAAGCCGCGCGTGTCGGTGGGCGTCGGGGTGAACTGGAATTCACCTTTCGGGCCTTTCCGGATCAACGTCGCCAAGGCATTGCTCAAGGAACCGGGCGACAATACCAAGCTCTTCAGCTTCAACGTGGGAACCCAATTCTGATGAAGATCATGCTCAAGGCGCTCGCCGCCACCGCTCTCGTCGCCTCTCCGCTGCTCGTCGCGCCCGCCACGGCGCAGGTCGCCGCCGGCCAGAGCGTCGCCGTCGTCGATTTCGAGAAGGCGATCAACGATACCGCCGCGTTCAAGGCGGCGACCGGCCAGATCCAGACCCAGTACAAGGCGCAGATCGACGCCTTCAACGCGCGCAGCCAGGCGATCAACACCGAGCTGGCGCCGGCGCAGACCGAGATCCAGACCCTGCAGCAGAACCCCTCGACGCCCAAGGCGACGCTGGACGCCAAGGTGGCCGCCTACCGCACCCGCGCGCAGACCGCGCAGGCCGAGCTGGCCCGTCTGGCCCAGCCGTTCGGCCGGCCGACCGCGTATGCGCGCGAGCAGGTGGCGGACAAGGTCGAGGCATCGCTGCGCGCGGCGATGGCCGCCAAGCGCGTGAACCTCATCATCAACCCGGAAGCGGTGATCCTGGCGCTGCCGGCCGCCGACATCACGCCGGATCTGACGGCGCAGCTGAACACGGTGGTGAAGACCGTCTCCACCACGCCGCCGGCCAACTGGCAGCCGGGCCAGCGCCAGCCGGCCGCCGGCCGCTGAGGCAAGCCCGCCCGTGAGTGACGACACGAACGGCGCGGCGCCGGCGGAGGCCGCGCCCGCCATCGGCCCGCTGGATATCCGGCGGGTGATGGCGGCGCTGCCGCACCGCTACCCGATGCTGCTCGTCGATCGCGTCGAGGCGCTGGTGCCGGATCGCTCGATCACCGCGATCAAGGCGGTGAGCATCAACGAGCCGTTCTTCGCCGGCCATTTCCCCGGCCGGCCGATCATGCCGGGCGTGCTGATCGTCGAGGCGCTGGCGCAGGCGGCCGGCGTGCTCGCCGTGGAGTCGCTGGGGCTCGCCGGATCGGGCAAGCTCGTCTACTTCATGGCGATCGACGAGGCGAAGTTCCGCAGCCCGGTGGAACCCGGCGTGCTGCTGCGGCTGGAGGTGGCGTTCGTGCAGAAGCGCGCCACCATCTGCAAGTTCGCCGGCCGCGCGCTGGTGGACGGCAAGGTGGCGGCGCAGGCCAATTTCACCGCGATGATCGCCGACCCGCCAAAGGATTGAGCGCGGAGGAGTGATCCCGATCCGGGCCGGGATCGCTTGCGCTTCTGGGTGCGGGTTCCGGCGCCATCGCAGTGCGGCCGTCACGTCATCAGAATGACGATCGCTTGCGGCCGACAGTCTGCCGCGCGATCACGCTCTCCGGTTGGTGACGCCCGGGCCGGTCAGGAAGCCGTCTTCGTCGCGGCGGCGACCTTGGCCGCCAGCGTCACCGGCGCGCCGGGGCGCACCGCGAGCAAACGCGCCAGGGTCGCGCGGAAGTTCGCGAGGTCGCGGCCGGCGAGTTGCGAGGTGGTGGTGAAGCGGATCGAGGCGGGGTTGATCGCGACGCCGTTCTTCCACACCTCATAGTGCAGGTGCGGGCCGGTCGACAGGCCGGTGGAGCCGACATAGCCGATCAGCTGGCCCTGCGCCACGCGGGCGCCGGCGCGGGCGATCAGCCGGCTCATATGGCCGTAGGCGGTGGCGATGCCGCCGCCATGCTGGATCATCACGTAATTGCCGTGGCCGCCGTGCCAGCCGGAATAGCTGACGATCCCGGCCGATGCCGCCACGATCGGCGCACCGTAGGCCGCGCCGAAATCGATCCCCTTGTGGAAGCGGGTGAAGCCGAGCAGCGGATGGCGGCGCAGGCCGAAGCCGGAGGTCTGGTGGCCGACCACCGGCTGGGTCATCGCCCCGCGCCGCTCGCCGACGCCTGATGCCTCGAAGAACTGGCTCTGGCCGCCGCTGGTCCATTTCAGCAGCCGGGTCTGCCGCCGCCCCTGATCGAGCCCGGCATAGAGCAGGTCGCCCGTCTCCACCTCGCCGGTCTCGGCCCGGCGCTGGGCGATGATGAGGTCGAAGCGGTCATCGGCGGCGATGTCGCGGCCGATCGACATGCGCGCCGAGAGCGCGCGGATATAGGCGGCCACGGCGCCGGCGGGCGCGCCGGCGGCGCGCGCCGCGACGTAGAGGCCGGCGCCGACGCGGCCCTGGATGCGCAGCGGCGTATCGTCCACCGCGATCGGCACGGCGTGGAAGGCGAGCGCGCCATTCTCGCGCGCGGCCGTCAGCCGCAGGTCGAAGCGGGCGCGAAAGGCGATCGCATCGAGCGGGCGGGCCATCGCGCGGCCGGGCCGCCGGCCGAGCGTGAGTTCGATGCGGGTGCCGGGCCTGATCGCGGCGAGCGGCACGACAGCGGCTACGCGATCGGCGACGGTGCGCGCCTCGGCCGGCGCCACGCCGGCGCGCTCAAGCACGCGGACGAAGCCGTCGCCCTGGCCGATCGTGGCGGTGAGATCGATGCTGGGCCGCTCCGGCGTGTCGACCAGCGGCTCGACCGCGTCGGTTGCGGCCATGCGCCGGCCGGTGTCGGCCCCCAGTGCCAGCGGCGCGAAGCCCAGGGCGCGCGCCTCCTGCCACTGCGCCTGCGGCAGCGTGGGCGCGGACGCCCCCGGCAGCGGCGTGAAGCCGGGCGCGGTGGCGATCATGCCGCCGCACAGCAGGGTGCAGGTGGCAAGGCCGCGCCACCAGTCGCGCGTGCCGATGCGGGCGCCGAGATCGACGACGAGGTCGAGATCCGCCAGCCGTTCCCGCCAGCCCGCCAAGGCCGGCCGCAGCGGCGCGCGACGGCCCACCGGCAGCGCCTGGCCGAACGACAGGGTCGCCGCCCCGCCGCCGGATCCGCCGCCCGCCATGTTCAGGCCCGTCTCGTTGCGCAGATACAAAGGCGGAAAGCCCCCCGAATGTCCCCCGACGGCCCGTCCATGACGGCCGCGCCCGAGGACTGTGGAGCGACGCGGTTAAAGTCAAATTAAGCCGCCCGGCTTTTCCCCGGCCGTGCGACGAAGCGGCGGCGGCGTGCGACGGGCGACACCGGCCGGCGGGAACCGCACGCGCGATGCGCAAACCCCGGAGCGGCCTAGCCGCCGCGGCGCGCGGGCTCTTGTGTTTGGCCGCGCATCGCCCGATGGTGCGCGTCATGTCGCGCCTCGCCGCCAGCCCGGTCGTCGCCGTCCTCGGGCCGACCAATACGGGCAAGACCCACCTCGCGATCGAGCGGATGTGCGGCCACTCCTCCGGCATGATCGGCTTCCCGCTGCGGCTGCTGGCGCGGGAGGTGTATGAGCGGGTGGTGGCGATCAAGGGCGCCGCATCGGTGGCGCTGCTGACCGGCGAGGAGCGGATCGTGCCGCCCCAGGCGCGCTGGTTCCTGTGCACGGCGGAATCGATGCCGATCGGCGGCGGCGCGTTCGGCGGGGCGGATGGCGCCATCCCCCGCGATCTCGCCTTCGTGGCGCTGGACGAGGCGCAGCTGGGCGCGGATCCCAATCGTGGCCACGTCTTCACCGATCGGCTGCTGCGCGCGCGGGGCCGGGACGAGACGATGATCCTCGGCTCGGAATCGCTGCGGCCGATGCTGAAGGCGCTGATCCCGGGCATCGAGATCATCGGCCGGCCGCGTTTCTCCACCCTCAGCTACGCCGGCGCCGCCAAGCTCTCGCGCCTGCCGCCGCGCTCGGCGATCGTCGCCTTCTCCGCCGAGGAGGTCTATGCCGTGGCGGAGATGCTGCGCCGGCTGCGCGGCGGCGCGGCGGTGGTGATGGGCGCGCTCTCCCCCCGCACGCGCAACGCGCAGGTGGCGATGTTCCAGGCCGGCGAGGTCGATTATCTCGTCGCCACCGACGCGATCGGCATGGGCCTGAACATGGATGTCGCGCACGTCGCCTTCGCCTCGCTGCGCAAGTTCGACGGCCGGCGGACGCGGCGGCTGACGGTGCCGGAGATGGCGCAGATCGCCGGCCGCGCCGGGCGCCACCAGCGCGACGGCACCTTCGGCACGCTGAGCGTGGAGGGGGCGAGCGGCGGCTTCGAGGACGAGGAGGTGGCGGCGATCGAGGAGCATCGCTTCCCGCCGCTCGACTATCTCTACTGGCGCGAGGGGGAGCCGGACCGTTCGAGCCTGGAGGCGCTGCTCGCCTCGCTGGAGCGGCGGCCCGACCGGCCGCAGCTGCGCGCCGGGCCCGAGGCGATCGACCTGGCCGTGCTCCGCCGGCTGGCGGAGGAGGGCTGGGTGCGGGAGCGGGCGCGGGGCGCACGCGCCGTGGGGCGGCTGTGGGCGGCGTGCGGGCTGCCCGATTTCCGCAAGACCGGGGCGGAGCCGCATGCGCGCCTCGTCGGCCGCGTCTATCGCCACCTGAGCGAGGGCGACGGCCACCTGCCGGTGCAGTGGTTCGCCGACGAGCTGGCGCGGCTGGACCAGACCGGCGGCGACGTGGAGACCATCGCCGACCGGATCGCCGGCGTGCGCACCTGGGCCTATATCGCCCACCGCGCCGACTGGCTGGCAGAGCCCGCGAAATGGGCCGAGCGCACCCGCGAGATCGAGGAGAAGCTCTCCGATGCGCTCCACAAGAGCCTGACGCAGCGCTTCGTCGATCGACGCACGGCGGTGCTGATGCGCGATCTGGGCGCGCGCGGGCTGGATGCGCTGCCGGTGACGGTAAGCGAGGACGGCGTGGTGGCGGTGGACGGCGAGGCGATCGGCCATCTGGACGGCTTCCGTTTCCGCGTCGATCACGCGACGCGGCACGGCGACATGAAGCGGCTG encodes:
- the bamA gene encoding outer membrane protein assembly factor BamA encodes the protein MTVKTGESDGGRGGARLASALLIGTILGAAATPAAAQSSRTPKPTSAKKAPAAGAATPAEAAPAPPGSGTVRSIQVVGSQRLEPDTVRSYIALRAGDKYTREQLDQALKDLYATELFADVQIKDDLGALTIQVRENPVINRIVLEGNKRLKSDKINPEIRLQPRQIFTRSKARADVGRIIELYRRQGRFAATVEPKMVLLDQNRVDIVFEINEGAKSKVRKINIIGNEKFSDGALRGEMATKQSGLTKIFSSGTSYDPDRLAYDQQKLRQFYLTNGYADFRVVSAVAELTPDKRDFIITYVVEEGPRYKFGDIDVESEIRDIKADALKPLIPVKKGDWYNAKIIEDTVDTLTETTGLLGFTPDVRPDFVRDKDALTMSVTFKVNDAPRVYVENVAINGNTHTKDKVVRREMRLAEGDAFNSFRVKRSRDRIQSLGYFQDKLEIEQKPGSAPDRVVLEANVEEKSTGELQVSAGFSSLEKFIVNLSITERNFMGKGQEVRASVDYSTYSKSVNLGFTEPYLFDRNIAIGGDVFRRDYNSFNYINSDRNTTYQQTTTGFQVRLGVPLTEFTSLALRYGLSYDQVTLDRGTFFTDRDNNGTLECDPLFAGRYLCDAIGNRVTSSVGYSLVFDNLNNRIRPTRGQRVVFSQDFAGLGGSVRYIRTRFEGDKYYNVGSGFIFNTHLEGGYIKGLGQDVRLVDRFFLGDPQMRGFGIRGVGPRVTRRQYMLDANGNAALPLSFVDSSSNSNRSDDALGGNAYYLGHLELEIPLGSGAKELGLRPSIFADAGAVFSLKNPGILPPQLTKIDFYRDAQTGLLTQSPTSANGTANVLQTTISPFQEQYQGNSPKPRVSVGVGVNWNSPFGPFRINVAKALLKEPGDNTKLFSFNVGTQF
- a CDS encoding 1-deoxy-D-xylulose-5-phosphate reductoisomerase, whose amino-acid sequence is MTILGATGSVGTSTLDLIERDPQTFRVEALTAHGDVAGLAAAARRTRAALAVIGDAKLGPQLAEMLADTDTETAAGADAIAEAAARGADWTMAAIVGCAGLRPVMAALAAGGCVALANKESLVSAGAIVMEAARSHGATLLPVDSEHNAIFQCFDAAAPDRVRRIILTASGGPFRTRSRAEMAAVTPAQAVRHPNWSMGAKISVDSATMMNKGLELIEAHHLFPVGLDRIEILVHPQSVIHSMVEYCDGSILAQLGTPDMRTPIAHALAWPQRMAAPVERLDFAKVGRFDFEAPDPERFPAIGLARAAIEAGGARPAVLNAANEVAVAAFLAGRIGFLDIAAIVCETLDRYDPPAPDSLDAVLAVDGEARAVAGRMMEGLAA
- a CDS encoding M23 family metallopeptidase, translated to MYLRNETGLNMAGGGSGGGAATLSFGQALPVGRRAPLRPALAGWRERLADLDLVVDLGARIGTRDWWRGLATCTLLCGGMIATAPGFTPLPGASAPTLPQAQWQEARALGFAPLALGADTGRRMAATDAVEPLVDTPERPSIDLTATIGQGDGFVRVLERAGVAPAEARTVADRVAAVVPLAAIRPGTRIELTLGRRPGRAMARPLDAIAFRARFDLRLTAARENGALAFHAVPIAVDDTPLRIQGRVGAGLYVAARAAGAPAGAVAAYIRALSARMSIGRDIAADDRFDLIIAQRRAETGEVETGDLLYAGLDQGRRQTRLLKWTSGGQSQFFEASGVGERRGAMTQPVVGHQTSGFGLRRHPLLGFTRFHKGIDFGAAYGAPIVAASAGIVSYSGWHGGHGNYVMIQHGGGIATAYGHMSRLIARAGARVAQGQLIGYVGSTGLSTGPHLHYEVWKNGVAINPASIRFTTTSQLAGRDLANFRATLARLLAVRPGAPVTLAAKVAAATKTAS
- the rseP gene encoding RIP metalloprotease RseP translates to MSESPGVLLTVASFLLVIGPLIFVHELGHYFAGRLFGVKADAFSIGFGRELIGWTDRRGTRWKVGWMPMGGYVKFAGDMNPASVADPEWQALPPAERARTFQAKPLWQRFIIVAAGPVTNFLFAILVFAAFFWAYGEPRTPNVVAMVVPGSAAAKAGILPGDRVTMIARQGVSRFEDIAPIVRIRPGEQVRMDVYRGERQLHLLVTPDREEMADRFGNRFEIGRLGVGSPAPIIQPLPAGEVLGAAVRHTKDIVVAMVSTLWQIITGVRSVAELGGPLQIAKFSGQTATLGWLPFVEFMAMISINLGFINLLPIPLLDGGHLFFYALEAVRRRPLNPVVQEWAFRSGLALLLAFMLFVTFNDLGSLGLWSRLAGLIG
- the fabZ gene encoding 3-hydroxyacyl-ACP dehydratase FabZ, with amino-acid sequence MSDDTNGAAPAEAAPAIGPLDIRRVMAALPHRYPMLLVDRVEALVPDRSITAIKAVSINEPFFAGHFPGRPIMPGVLIVEALAQAAGVLAVESLGLAGSGKLVYFMAIDEAKFRSPVEPGVLLRLEVAFVQKRATICKFAGRALVDGKVAAQANFTAMIADPPKD
- a CDS encoding OmpH family outer membrane protein → MKIMLKALAATALVASPLLVAPATAQVAAGQSVAVVDFEKAINDTAAFKAATGQIQTQYKAQIDAFNARSQAINTELAPAQTEIQTLQQNPSTPKATLDAKVAAYRTRAQTAQAELARLAQPFGRPTAYAREQVADKVEASLRAAMAAKRVNLIINPEAVILALPAADITPDLTAQLNTVVKTVSTTPPANWQPGQRQPAAGR
- a CDS encoding helicase-related protein, with the protein product MSRLAASPVVAVLGPTNTGKTHLAIERMCGHSSGMIGFPLRLLAREVYERVVAIKGAASVALLTGEERIVPPQARWFLCTAESMPIGGGAFGGADGAIPRDLAFVALDEAQLGADPNRGHVFTDRLLRARGRDETMILGSESLRPMLKALIPGIEIIGRPRFSTLSYAGAAKLSRLPPRSAIVAFSAEEVYAVAEMLRRLRGGAAVVMGALSPRTRNAQVAMFQAGEVDYLVATDAIGMGLNMDVAHVAFASLRKFDGRRTRRLTVPEMAQIAGRAGRHQRDGTFGTLSVEGASGGFEDEEVAAIEEHRFPPLDYLYWREGEPDRSSLEALLASLERRPDRPQLRAGPEAIDLAVLRRLAEEGWVRERARGARAVGRLWAACGLPDFRKTGAEPHARLVGRVYRHLSEGDGHLPVQWFADELARLDQTGGDVETIADRIAGVRTWAYIAHRADWLAEPAKWAERTREIEEKLSDALHKSLTQRFVDRRTAVLMRDLGARGLDALPVTVSEDGVVAVDGEAIGHLDGFRFRVDHATRHGDMKRLLAAADRRLGGELARRAKALAAAPDAGFTLATDPGRPIAIFWRGHIVARLQRGRAMLAPRIMLYKALDALAPDDRKAVSARLEAWLEGEVARQLAPLAALSAAARDGERPAALRALYAPLAEAGGVLARRGAEEIVAAVDRTLRPAAARLGVKIGTLDIYVPALLRPEAVRWRLALMAAHAETVMIEPPAPAAVVVETPDDRDRYEAFVRAGFRPLGAQMLRVDMVERLARIAHDGRGRDQGNGRAPFAPDPGLPVSLGLRPASFAQLMLALGFRPAEADQADGRQHWVWRGAPKPPRLVRPARPPRENAFSVLAGMGRGG
- a CDS encoding isoprenyl transferase codes for the protein MPAERPGSGAGPVPRHVAIIMDGNGRWAKKRHLPRIAGHRRGVEAVRATVRAAGDLGIEALTLYAFSSENWRRPAAEVADLMGLLRRYIRDELEELAGNGVKLKIIGDISRFDDDLVTMLEQACARTSGNRQLTLAIALNYGGQDELVRAARGLALDARVGRIDPAAIDAELVEARLDTRELPPLDLLIRTSGERRLSNFLLWQAAYAELLFVDTLWPDFDQAALAAAVADFGRRDRRYGGL
- a CDS encoding phosphatidate cytidylyltransferase, whose amino-acid sequence is MAHVAGAAPARRRSDLMTRALTGGAMIAIAVAALWLGGMAFWLLASAAALLMLAEWAGLMRAARLRIGVALAALGFVLVIASPMAGGVGEQALALLAALALAVAALGRSARLGAGLVYVGLPTFGLLFLRGQPHGLALTLWTLAIVWATDIGAYFSGRAIGGPKLAPALSPNKTWAGLLGGALAAAIVGALIAWSTGLPAALLLLGAPMAVLAQIGDLFESWMKRKAGVKDSGRLLPGHGGALDRLDGVVPVATLIGLLAATGVV